One Rhizoctonia solani chromosome 3, complete sequence genomic region harbors:
- a CDS encoding Retrotransposable element Tf2 protein, with amino-acid sequence MEDRAGTWAHLYLDQLGSHWAVIQNMDDFKREFLVAFGDPDVTRAAEHKITMLTQTGTCAKYITKFCTLATELDWNNMALHGQFSQGLHWENTALIIDNALCEEHASHLPKGNKPGSSTTTPNRGASTSQQATRSGPFSSDPNFVSEEEQNQHHVEGTCIKCGKMGCKFVECHTGWKATPKEDKRKPKETAKIDRQVNHLEVLIDSGATSSFLHPCTAEALCLPLIDLPEPCTATMLTRLSPKAGKIWKKANMTFSFDGKQMTETFLICNTGSHAAILGLKCQQILSIPHSPLEHVAIAKEEEADPNPLEGVPPKYHQYTKVFGEEEFHKLPPHQHYNIGIELMEEGPLNSPLYSMTDVESATLKNWLRDKLKSGKIHPSKLSISSPVMFIPKKDGSH; translated from the exons ATGGAAGACAGAGCTGGCACCTGGGCACATCTGTACCTTGATCAATTGGGGTCACATTGGGCTGTCATCCAGAACATGGATGACTTCAAAAGGGAATTCCTTGTGGCATTTGGAGATCCAGATGTTACCAGGGCAGCAGAGCATAAAATCACAATGCTCACTCAAACTGGCACATGTGCCAAGTACATTACCAAGTTCTGCACCCTGGCAAcagaattagactggaacaacatGGCCCTCCATGGGCAATTCTCCCaaggcctccattgggag aacacAGCTCTCATTATTGACAATGCCCTCTGTGAGGAGCATGCCAGCCACCTGCCAAAGGGTAATAAGCCTGGTAGCTCCACCActacccccaataggggggcaagtaccagccaacaggccacaagaagTGGTCCTTTCTCCTCTGATCCCAATTTTGTatcagaggaagaacaaaaccAGCACCATGTGGAAGGCACCTGTATCAAATGTGGGAAAATGGGCTGCAAGTTTGTGGAATGCCACACAGGATGGAAGGCAACCCCTAAGGAGGATAAGCGGAAGCCTAAGGAAACTGCCAAGATAGATAG ACAAGTCAAccacttagaagtcctgatagattcaggtgCCACCTCATCATTCCTACACCCCTGCACAGCAGAAGCACTCTGCCTACCcctaatagacctccctGAACCCTGTACTGCAACTATGCTCACTAGGTTGAGCCCcaaggctggcaaaatctggaaaaaggcaaacatgaccttttcctttgatggcaaacagatgacagagaccttcctcatttGTAACACAGGATCACATGCAGCCATCTTGGGACTAAAATG CCAACAGATACTGTCAATTCCCCATTCCCCACTGGAACATGTTGCtattgccaaagaagaggaagcagaccccaaccctcttgaaggagtacctcCCAAATACCATCAGTACACCAAGGTGTTTGGTGAGGAAGAATTCCACAAACTTCCCCCTCATCAAcattacaacattggaaTAGAGCTCATGGAAGAGGGTCCCCTTAATAGCCCTCTCtacagtatgacagatgTGGAATCTGCTACCCTGAAgaactggctcagggataaACTCAAGTCTGGGAAGATCCACCCCAGTAAATTGTCTATCAgctcccctgtcatgttcatacccaaaaaggatggctcccattAA
- a CDS encoding Retrotransposable element Tf2 protein, translating into MTPVEREALMEHIDSKLAAGKIVPTTSPAGAPLNAITIKDTYALPRQDKLIEKLCHAKISRKLGLRNGYHNIRIEEGGEWKAAFCTALGHFAPTVMQFGLSNTLAVFMRFMNNIFHDLLDIFVVVYLDDILIFSNSREEHVQHVKEVLSCLLKHNLFCNPAKCYFFVTEVTYNGLVITPDGISMEKDKVQAIMDWPEPQNVKQVQSFLGFANFYCCFVPNFSCLARPLNNLTQKEQPWIWQEEQKAAFDTIKAEICKEPVLAHPDESKPYTLETDASGAAMGAVPSQRKEDGCIHPVAFMLASFSPTELNYDTHDKELLAIIWAFEH; encoded by the exons ATGACCCCTGTGGAAAGAGAAGCACTCATGGAGCACATTGATTCAAAACTTGCAGCTGGAAAGATTGTGCCAACCACCTCACCAGCAGGAGCTCCA CTAaatgccatcacaatcaaggacacATATGCACTACCCAGACAGGACAAGCTAATTGAGAAATTGTGCCATGCTAAGATCTCCAGAAAGCTGGGTTTGAGGAATGGGTATCACAACATCAGAATTGAGGAAGGAGGTGAatggaaggctgcattttgcactgcccttggtcactttGCTCCCACAGTCATGCAATTTGGCCTTAGCAACACCCTGGCTGTGTTTAtgcgcttcatgaacaacatatTCCATGATTTGCTTGATATCTTTGTGGTTGTgtacttggatgacatcctgattttctcaaactcaagagaAGAGCATGTGCAACATGTCAAAGAAGTCTTATCTTGCTTGCTGAAGCATAATCTATtctgcaaccctgccaaatgctacttctttgtcaCAGAAGTCACCTACAATGGTCTTGTGATTACTCCTGATGGCATCTCAATGGAGAAAGACAAGGTGCAAGCAATCATGGACTGGCCTGAACCCCAAAATGTGAAACAGGtgcaatcattcctaggctttgcaaACTTCTACTGTTGCTTTGTCCCCAACTTCTCTTGCTTAGCACGCCCTCTGAATAACCTTACTCAGAAAGAACAACCATGGATCTGGCAAGAGGAacagaaggctgcatttgataCAATCAAGGCTGAGATTTGCAAGGAGCCTGTTCTAGCTCACCCTGATGAATCTAAACCCTacaccttggaaacagatgcttcTGGAGCAGCCATGGGTGCTGTACCATCTCAGAGAAAGGAAGATGGTTGTATACATCCTGTTGCATTCATGTTAGCCAGCTTTTCACCCACTGAGCtgaactatgacacacatgacaaggaactacttGCCATCATTTGGGCATTTGAGCACTGA
- a CDS encoding Retrotransposon-derived protein PEG10 has translation MTGRALSVPLQSTFRGLSQTPGPAQVKSKIPAPEKYDGKKGPAAKSFILDCKTYYLSNASSFPSDHSHISFILMNLKDGQPKNDDEPTLESWNTFKAAFLHNWSNSAAAQIAEQCLRKRKQLKSASDYATEFRIIASKLEWSDPALIASFHQRLKAEVRSKLIEYTLHKNITALDKFISTTCLIDDMLFEACNELRKDSNSSSSSPQCPAQGCSSNFISKKTQEARRNAGECSKCGEKSHKWQDCKNGWQLQTIECSKPESGKAAEVEELELLPQAGKV, from the exons ATGACGGGCAGAGCCTTATCTGTCCCGCTTCAGAGCACCTTCAGGGGACTGTCCCAAACTCCTGGCCCAGCCCAAGTGAAATCAAAGatccctgctcctgagaagtatgatggcaagaagggccctgcagccaaatcatttatcctggattgcaaaacATACTATCTCAGCAATGCTTCCTCCTTCCCTTCTGATCACAGCCACATCTCCTTTATCCTCATGAACCTAAAGGAtggacaacccaagaa TGATGATGAGCCAACCCTGGAATCTTGGAATACATTCAAAGCAGCATTCTTGCACAACTGGAGCAATTCAGCAGCTGCACAAATTGCAGAACAATGCCTGCGCAAGCGCAAGCAGCTGAAATCAGCAAGTGATTATGCCACAGAATTTAGAATCATAGCAAGCAAACTAGAATGGTCAGACCCTgccctcattgcctccttccACCAGAGGCTCAAGGCAGAAGTCAGAAGCAAGCTGATTGAGTACACCCTGCACAAGAACATCACTGCACTGGACAAGTTTATCTCTACCACCTGTCTAATTGATGACATGCTGTTTGAGGCATGCAATGAGCTAAGAAAagacagcaacagcagcagcagctcACCACAATGCCCTGCTCAAGGGTGCTCAAGCAATTTTATTTCCAAGAAAACTCAGGAAGCAAGGAGAAATGCTggagaatgttccaagtgtGGAGAGAAGTCTCACAAATGGCAGGACTGCAAGAATGGATGGCAGCTCCAAACAATAGAATGCTCTAAGCCTGAATCAGGGAAGGCtgcagaagtagaagagctAGAATTGCTTCCCCAAGCAGGAAAAGTCTAA
- a CDS encoding Retrotransposable element Tf2 protein, giving the protein MSIEPLFCLQSNTSPLLTIDLEGVTGTQTALIDSGSSANFIDPQFAHSHNIPLIELDSPHSVIGINGKEVCNPIRFKAQLVFSSQNRQFSAIFYALPLGNRNLICGTPWLKLANLDIDWTTMKVSLCLATEAQTGSINPEPQNLPVEFQELQKVFSEEFFTTLPEHCPYDISIDLEEDK; this is encoded by the coding sequence ATGTCTATAGAACCCCTGTTTTGCCTGCAATCCAATACATCACCACTGCTCACAATAGACTTAGAGGGAGTCACAGGCACTCAAACAGCCctaattgattctggttctTCTGCTAACTTCATTGATCCCCAATTTGCCCATTCTCACAACATTCCACTCATTGAATTGGACTCCCCACACTCTGTCATTGGCATTAATGGCAAAGAAGTCTGCAACCCTATCCGCTTCAAGGCCCAGTTAGTCTTTAGCTCTCAAAACAGGCAATTCTCTGCCATCTTCTATGCTCTTccccttggaaacagaaacCTTATCTGTGGAACCCCCTGGCTCAAATTGGCTAACCTGGACATTGATTGGACCACCATGAAAGTCTCACTCTGCCTAGCTACAGAAGCACAAACTGGCAGCATCAACCCTGAGCCTCAGAATCTCCCTGTTGAGTTTCAGGAACTCCAGAAAGTGTTCAGTGAAGAGTTCTTTACCACACTACCAGAACATTGCCCTTATGACATTTCTATTGACCTGGAAGAGGACAAATAA
- a CDS encoding Retrotransposon-derived protein PEG10 → MADARPGKSSMASLVSRQASPLITPATLEGPSNAPTKSRKGPTLSRNPLAARGCYKTQSPAQTSHRQQCQQQISTPSAPKITGDVTQAVESLIQCLITAPGSTDPHTPPRRVFTVIDNTLKAPSSSGSSCSKDFLVPIKDEPDPKGNKGSSWSHHVTTRKEMTAVSY, encoded by the exons ATGGCAGACGCCAGACCAGGCAAATCATCAATGGCCTCACTTGTATCAAGGCAGGCATCCCCTCTTATCACTCCAGCCACACTAGAAGGACCTTCCAATGCACCTACAAAGTCACGCAAGGGTCCAACTCTGTCCAGAAATCCTCTCGCAGCAAGAGGATGCTACAAAACTCAATCACCTGCACAGACATCTCATAGGCAACAATGCCAGCAGCAGATCTCAACCCCCAGCGCTCCAAAGATTACTGGA GATGTGACACAAGCAGTAGAGAGTTTAATTCAGTGCCTTATCACTGCCCCCGGCAGCACAGATCCACACACACCTCCCAGAAGAGTCTTCACAGTCATAGATAACACCCTCAAGGCCCCTTCTAGCTCAGGCAGCTCATGCAGCAAGGACTTTTTGGTGCCTATCAAGGATGAGCCTGACCCAAAGGGAAACAAAGGGTCAAGTTGGAGTCACCATGTTACAACCAGGAAAGAAATGACCGCTGTGAGTTATTGA
- a CDS encoding Retrotransposable element Tf2 protein, with translation MKFQINCYVESCEICQRSKGHVLNYALNLLSIPAGPWEDISYDFIVKFPKCKGYDSILVVVDCFSKMMHLIPCKEAATAEDIAQMFLEHVWKLHGTPKRTVSDKGTTFNSKFLKALYKSLQINPSFSTAYHPQSDGQTEIKNQWLEAHLRPFINHRQSDWVDWLPPAEFAHNNARSEATGKLPFEIVYGHSPVISPLLELTRSPDADDRAKQLAETIQEVQASIKWAQEHYKQANTGKPPPEFQPGDKVWLLASNIILQHPSKKFDYKQYGPFPVHRKSGLSCLLPGSP, from the coding sequence ATGAAATTCCAAATCAATTGCTATGTGGAGTCTTGTGAAATCTGCCAAAGAAGTAAGGGCCATGTACTCAACTATGCTCTCAACCTGCTTTCTATCCCTGCTggtccctgggaagacatctcatatgatttcattgtcaagtttcccaagtgtaagggttatgacagcatcctggtggttgtagactgcttctcaaagatgatgcacTTGATTCCCTGCAAGGAGGCTGCCACTGCTGAGGACATAGCTCAGATGTTCCTGgagcatgtctggaagctacatggcaCTCCCAAGCGTACTGTGTCTGACAAAGGGACtacattcaactccaagttTCTTAAGGCACTCTATAAATCTCTGCAAATAAATCCTAGTTTCTCTACTGCTTATCACCCACAATCTGATGGGCAAACTGAGATCAAGAACCAATGGCTGGAGGCTCATTTACGTCCCTTCATCAATCATAGACAGTCTGATTGGGTTGATTGGCTCCCACCGGCTGAATTTGCTCATAACAATGCCAGAAGTgaagcaacaggcaaattaCCCTTTGAAATTGTGTATGGCCACTCTCCTGTCATTTCACCACTCCTGGAACTCACCAGATCACCTGATGCTGATGACAGAGCCAAGCAACTGGCTGAGACAATTCAGGAAGTAcaggcatcaatcaaatgggctcagGAGCACTACAAACAGGCAAACACAGGGAAACCACCTCCTGAGTTTCAACCAGGAGACAAAGTTTGGCTTCTGGCTTCCAACATCATATTGCAGCATCCCAGCAAAAAGTTTGACTATAAACAGTATGGCCCTTTCCCTGTCCATAGAAAGAGTGGGCTCTCATGCTTATTGCCTGGCTCTCCCTGA
- a CDS encoding Retrotransposable element Tf2 protein has protein sequence MKFQVNCYVESCDICQRSKGHVHSYAFNPLSVPAGPWEDISYDFIVKFPRCKGYESVLLVVDRFLTMMYLIPCKEAATAEDVAQMFVEPIWKLYGTPKCTASDRGTTFNSKLLKALCKLQINPSFSTAHYSKLDTQTEIKNQ, from the coding sequence ATGAAATTCCAAGTCAATTGCTATGTGGAGTCCTGTGACatctgccaaagaagcaagggGCATGTGCACAGCTATGCTTTCAACCCGCTTTCTGTCCCTGCAggtccctgggaagacatctcatatgatttcattgtcaagtttccCAGGTGTAAGGGATATGAAAGTGTTCTGCTGGTTGTAGACCGCTTCTTAACAATGATGTACTTGATTCCCTGCAAGGAGGCTGCTACTGCTGAGGATGTAGCTCAGATGTTTGTGGAGCCTATTTGGAAGCTGTATGGGACTCCCAAGTGCACTGCGTCAGACAGAGGCACtacattcaactccaagttGCTCAAGGCACTCTGCAAATTGCAAATCAACCCCAGCTTCTCTACTGCTCACTATTCGAAGTTGGATACACAGACTGAAATCAAGAACCAATGA